From the genome of Hathewaya histolytica, one region includes:
- a CDS encoding Fur family transcriptional regulator, producing MNEKEYLKKARIKITNGRLNILKIFTKNSSPINAEQIYLSLREDDVKIDLSTVYRTLELFEENNIITKIISEDHRMSYILREKGHKHIIECSLCHKEVEYDCPMPQIKEILKKETGFYVTCGDLNLEGVCDCCKEKNK from the coding sequence ATGAATGAAAAAGAGTATTTGAAAAAAGCCAGAATAAAGATAACAAATGGAAGGCTTAATATTTTAAAGATTTTTACCAAGAATTCATCTCCGATAAATGCTGAACAAATATATTTATCCTTGAGAGAAGACGACGTTAAGATAGATTTATCTACAGTTTACAGAACATTGGAACTATTTGAAGAAAACAACATTATAACCAAAATAATATCAGAAGATCATAGAATGAGTTACATATTAAGAGAGAAAGGGCATAAACACATTATAGAGTGTTCTCTTTGTCATAAAGAAGTAGAATATGATTGCCCGATGCCACAGATTAAAGAGATTTTAAAAAAAGAGACTGGATTTTATGTAACTTGTGGAGACCTTAATTTAGAAGGGGTTTGCGATTGCTGTAAAGAAAAAAATAAATAA